Within Dreissena polymorpha isolate Duluth1 chromosome 13, UMN_Dpol_1.0, whole genome shotgun sequence, the genomic segment TGGTCGAAAGAGGAGGAGAGTGCTCTACGGGAAGCCTTTGACATTCagataaaaatgcagaaaaacgtTTCAACAATGGAGATCAGGAAAGCACAGAAGTGTTATCCTGTGTTGCAAGACAGATCAGAAGCTGTTATTcggacaaaaataaacaacatcaaattaggaaaatacaaaaaaatatgaacTGAATTCAACCACTGCTAGATAagggtaatttaaaaaaaaataaagccatTGGTTTACAGTTGTATGATCATGAACATTTCTTGTGTCAGAATGCCGAAATTGATGAGTGAATTGGACTTTGCAAAGACATgtgtttttgaaattataaatgacTTTCACTGTTTAGTTTTCGCAGTGACCTTTGGAGGAAATTgcttttccaatcaataactggAGAACCGTTGGGCCAAGCTttgtgaaacttaataggaaggtttgtttttttgttgacctCTATTGTTtttaggtgactaggtcaaaggtcaaagtgaccttgtaTGTTCAAACACTGTGAAAGAGTTGGGCCTAAGTTAAAGAAACATAGTGTAGTTGGCTGTGACCAGTAGATGGCACCTATgaattattcaaataatatattttggtcAAAACCAACACAAGACAAAAATGGAGTGTAGACGAAGTTGCTGAAATAAAGGAGTATTTTAAGACTTATTTGGATTCTGGCATAACACCTAGAAACAAAGAAGTACAGTTGGCCATGGCAAAAAGCAGGAAGAACAACGGCATTCTTTGGATGAGAAAAGCAC encodes:
- the LOC127854538 gene encoding uncharacterized protein LOC127854538; translation: MPEPEPEPYKAGSFEELSEPDNSYEDVPEVETEAVQKPHACTGSKKRWSKEEESALREAFDIQIKMQKNVSTMEIRKAQKCYPVLQDRSEAVIRTKINNIKLGKYKKI